In Luteibacter mycovicinus, a genomic segment contains:
- a CDS encoding acyltransferase family protein, with protein sequence MTQNTVRYGSVDVLRGLTVAAMLLVNDPGDWGHVWWPLEHAEWNGCTPTDLVFPLFLFIVGVSIALAIVPRVEAGAVQSPIRDAALRRGLRIVGLGLALNVVAWLAIPEAHLRFPGVLQRIGICFAFASLLAIYARAVTRDIVWVGLLVLYGALLLAGGMSPWTNWASKLDSTVFGPFVYVIDPATGRGHDPEGLLATLPSLATTLIGMRAGAWLRTGALRKLLVAAVVFAAAGWLLQGIWPFNKNLWTPSYVLWTAGVSFALLSLAHVLVDRRGWRLPGRAFGKNAIAAYAGSGLMVYLLIALGVTAPLYRIAFASWMTPLFGPYVPSAAWGVVFVTIWWGVVRWMDRRGIYLKV encoded by the coding sequence ATGACGCAGAACACAGTGCGCTATGGTTCCGTCGATGTCCTTCGAGGCCTCACCGTCGCGGCCATGCTTCTGGTTAACGACCCCGGCGACTGGGGCCACGTCTGGTGGCCGCTCGAACACGCCGAATGGAACGGCTGCACACCCACCGATCTGGTCTTCCCGCTGTTTCTCTTCATTGTCGGCGTATCGATCGCGCTGGCGATCGTGCCGCGTGTCGAAGCTGGCGCCGTGCAGTCGCCGATCCGCGATGCCGCCCTTCGCCGTGGGCTGCGTATCGTCGGCCTGGGCTTGGCGCTGAACGTGGTCGCATGGCTCGCCATTCCGGAGGCGCACCTACGTTTTCCGGGAGTTCTCCAGCGGATCGGCATCTGCTTCGCTTTCGCTTCGTTGCTCGCGATCTACGCACGGGCAGTGACCCGGGACATCGTCTGGGTTGGATTGCTCGTTCTGTACGGGGCGCTGTTGCTCGCCGGTGGCATGTCGCCGTGGACAAACTGGGCCAGTAAGCTAGACAGTACGGTGTTCGGTCCGTTCGTTTACGTCATCGATCCCGCGACGGGGCGTGGTCACGATCCGGAGGGCTTGCTTGCGACGCTTCCGTCGCTGGCGACCACGTTGATCGGCATGCGCGCCGGGGCGTGGTTGCGCACGGGCGCGCTGCGAAAGCTGCTTGTGGCCGCCGTCGTATTCGCTGCGGCGGGCTGGCTTCTGCAAGGGATCTGGCCGTTCAACAAGAACCTGTGGACACCGAGCTATGTCCTGTGGACCGCCGGGGTGTCGTTCGCACTGTTGTCCCTGGCTCACGTGCTGGTGGATCGGCGTGGCTGGCGCCTTCCAGGCCGAGCCTTTGGCAAGAACGCCATCGCGGCTTACGCGGGTTCCGGGTTGATGGTTTACCTGTTGATCGCCCTGGGTGTCACGGCGCCCCTGTACCGCATCGCTTTTGCGTCGTGGATGACGCCGCTGTTCGGCCCGTATGTTCCTTCGGCGGCGTGGGGTGTGGTGTTCGTGACGATCTGGTGGGGTGTCGTGCGCTGGATGGACCGGCGCGGGATCTATCTGAAGGTGTAG
- the pepQ gene encoding Xaa-Pro dipeptidase, whose protein sequence is MNDALAALYPQHLATLRERTDTALARGGFEHLVVPAGRPITKFLDDQDYPFIVNPHFKHWLPLVDAPGSWLVYTPGEKPKLVFLQPRDYWHVVPEAPTGYWVDHFDIVVVRKAADAIAELPGLARSAVIGDQHCGLQEIVANNPPEVIDHLHYHRAFKTPYELELMREASRRGTRGHRAAERAFREGAGELGIHQAYLAAVGQLDAELPYASIVGLNEHGAVLHYTNFDRSAPADSRSFLIDAGASASGYASDITRTYAGKNAGEFQALIDSVDAAEQSFVARVRAGQSYPELHVHAHHVLAGVLREHGFIRMSAESAVESGVSSAFFPHGLGHGIGMQVHDVGGFQAAETGGTIAKPEGHPYLRLTRKLEAGMVVTIEPGIYFIDMLLAELKDKPFSGDIDWARVDAFRKYGGIRIEDDVVCTASEPENLTRDAFALL, encoded by the coding sequence ATGAACGACGCGCTTGCCGCGCTTTACCCCCAGCACCTCGCGACCCTGCGCGAGCGCACCGACACCGCCCTGGCGCGCGGCGGCTTCGAGCATCTGGTGGTGCCCGCCGGCCGGCCGATCACCAAGTTCCTGGACGACCAGGACTACCCGTTCATCGTCAATCCGCACTTCAAGCACTGGCTGCCACTGGTCGACGCGCCGGGTAGCTGGCTGGTCTACACCCCGGGCGAAAAACCGAAGCTGGTCTTCCTGCAGCCGCGTGACTACTGGCACGTGGTGCCCGAAGCGCCGACCGGTTACTGGGTCGACCACTTCGACATCGTCGTCGTGCGTAAAGCGGCCGACGCCATCGCCGAACTGCCGGGACTCGCACGCAGCGCGGTGATCGGCGATCAGCATTGCGGCCTCCAGGAGATCGTGGCGAACAACCCGCCCGAGGTCATCGACCACCTGCACTATCACCGCGCGTTCAAGACGCCGTACGAACTCGAACTCATGCGTGAGGCCAGCCGTCGGGGCACGCGTGGTCACCGCGCCGCCGAGCGTGCCTTCCGGGAAGGCGCCGGCGAACTGGGCATCCATCAGGCCTACCTGGCCGCCGTCGGCCAGCTCGACGCGGAGCTGCCTTACGCCAGCATCGTCGGGCTCAACGAGCACGGCGCCGTCCTGCATTACACGAACTTCGACCGCAGCGCGCCGGCCGACAGCCGCTCGTTCCTGATCGACGCCGGTGCCAGCGCCTCCGGCTACGCCAGCGACATCACCCGCACGTATGCAGGCAAGAACGCGGGTGAATTCCAGGCACTGATCGATTCCGTCGATGCCGCCGAGCAATCGTTCGTCGCCAGGGTCCGTGCGGGGCAGAGCTATCCGGAGTTGCATGTCCATGCACACCACGTGCTCGCGGGCGTCTTGCGTGAGCACGGCTTCATTCGCATGAGCGCCGAGAGCGCGGTCGAATCGGGTGTATCGTCCGCCTTCTTCCCGCACGGGCTGGGTCACGGCATCGGCATGCAGGTGCACGACGTCGGCGGCTTCCAGGCGGCTGAGACGGGTGGCACGATCGCCAAGCCCGAAGGTCATCCGTATCTTCGTCTGACGCGCAAACTCGAAGCCGGGATGGTCGTCACCATCGAGCCGGGCATCTACTTCATCGACATGCTGCTGGCCGAACTAAAGGACAAGCCGTTCTCGGGCGACATCGACTGGGCCAGGGTCGACGCCTTCCGCAAATACGGCGGCATCCGCATCGAAGACGACGTGGTCTGCACCGCGAGCGAGCCGGAAAACCTGACCCGCGACGCCTTCGCCCTCCTGTAG
- a CDS encoding PilZ domain-containing protein has translation MNRDFEQRRAPRKRATSPIPIVDVMTERVIGQLGNLSATGLMLLGPHAPRSGAVHQVAFMLPGAQHGEHRVEIGLQEQWHEPAAAAGQFWSGYRIVAASDDDVRAIDEWIGPPPD, from the coding sequence ATGAACCGCGATTTCGAACAACGTCGCGCACCGCGCAAGCGAGCCACTTCACCCATACCGATCGTGGACGTCATGACCGAGCGCGTGATCGGCCAGCTCGGCAATCTCTCGGCCACGGGACTGATGCTGCTGGGCCCTCATGCGCCGCGCAGCGGTGCCGTCCACCAGGTGGCTTTCATGCTGCCGGGCGCCCAGCATGGCGAGCATCGCGTCGAGATCGGCCTCCAGGAACAGTGGCACGAACCGGCGGCCGCCGCCGGCCAGTTCTGGTCCGGCTACCGCATCGTGGCCGCGAGCGACGACGACGTCCGCGCCATCGACGAGTGGATCGGACCGCCACCGGACTGA
- a CDS encoding DUF1631 family protein, which translates to MTPGTPPYGRTGPHPVALSPRAEREAQQGLSLCLTWLDMPLRESLRDFDRRLFASAESSRNHLEQQACFESRTIVERDGPAFRNRFAACLSERFRHLGESAEHKPSLAGQLTTGLSLVDPEEQEIEDALASMAARGEARSASSLFELGYRLAVLAGTPPLEGEALPAGPRALAAALNAAVKPMPLTTAHRLLLFHAVDARVLAQSESFYGALNEHYRTRGILPGFRVYPNVRVASTPATERRSKPGEPAAATATTHDASAAPTATAEGHIGVLESLRNLLTTRVQTGRGAGFAPGRLASDDELQTALLALQGHVSDVTDAAQREIRSAQALRDELLTQLNRSRPAGSPLAELSQEQGDTVELTALLFQNLGQQVAVASPARAVLGGLQWPMLRAAVNDRGFFDQPEHPARQLLDTVSEAAHHWLDPTEGEPDAALVDRLERLVVEASHAQVIDPAWRADIEQQIAMLARKAHVAERRQIEAMEGRDRLERARQRATEIMGERMTGDAPPRGVLRILLERTWADVLALHILRGGENGEAFLHCLGVTDQLLGRRPIADVQKLRVEVERGLEHLGMHPAEARQVAGGLFEPSGREATDADLTPTDVAVRLKQRPRLGEGTAHGEPVPAVEPTPMDGAARRVYDGFATLRFGTWFEFTQPDGSQTRRKLAWFSPATGRCLFVNQRGGRTDDIDLTRLARLVATNEAREWREQRVSLIDRAWQAIARNLRRDSDDTRRKAGHA; encoded by the coding sequence ATGACACCAGGCACGCCGCCGTACGGCCGGACGGGACCGCATCCCGTCGCCCTGTCGCCGCGCGCCGAGCGCGAAGCGCAGCAGGGTCTGTCGCTTTGCCTGACGTGGCTGGACATGCCCTTGCGGGAGTCGCTGCGCGATTTCGACCGGCGCCTGTTCGCGTCCGCCGAGAGCAGCCGCAACCATCTCGAGCAACAAGCGTGCTTCGAGAGCCGCACCATCGTCGAACGCGATGGCCCGGCGTTCCGTAACCGTTTCGCGGCCTGCCTGTCGGAGCGCTTCCGCCATCTGGGCGAGAGCGCGGAGCACAAACCGTCTCTGGCCGGTCAGCTGACCACGGGGCTCAGCCTCGTCGATCCCGAAGAGCAGGAAATCGAGGACGCACTGGCCAGCATGGCTGCCCGCGGTGAAGCGCGCAGCGCCAGCAGCCTGTTCGAACTGGGTTACCGCCTCGCGGTGCTGGCGGGAACCCCGCCACTGGAAGGCGAGGCGCTGCCCGCCGGGCCGCGCGCACTGGCCGCCGCACTGAACGCCGCGGTCAAGCCGATGCCGTTGACCACCGCCCATCGCCTGCTGCTGTTCCACGCGGTGGACGCACGCGTGCTGGCGCAGAGCGAATCGTTCTACGGAGCCCTCAACGAGCACTACCGTACACGCGGCATCCTGCCCGGATTCCGTGTCTACCCCAACGTGCGCGTCGCATCCACGCCGGCGACCGAGCGCCGGTCGAAACCCGGCGAGCCCGCGGCGGCAACCGCGACGACGCACGATGCATCCGCCGCGCCCACGGCGACCGCCGAGGGCCACATCGGAGTGCTCGAAAGTCTGCGCAACCTGCTGACCACGCGCGTGCAGACGGGACGTGGCGCCGGTTTCGCTCCAGGCCGTCTGGCCTCCGACGACGAACTGCAGACCGCGCTGCTCGCCCTGCAAGGTCACGTGAGTGACGTCACCGACGCGGCGCAGCGGGAAATCCGTAGCGCCCAGGCCTTGCGCGACGAACTGCTCACCCAGCTCAACCGCAGCCGGCCGGCCGGCTCCCCGCTTGCCGAGCTGTCGCAGGAACAGGGCGACACGGTGGAACTCACCGCCCTCCTCTTCCAGAACCTGGGCCAGCAGGTCGCCGTCGCCAGTCCGGCGCGCGCCGTCCTGGGTGGACTGCAGTGGCCCATGCTGCGTGCCGCCGTCAACGATCGCGGCTTCTTCGACCAGCCCGAACATCCGGCGCGCCAGCTGCTCGACACGGTGAGCGAGGCCGCACACCACTGGCTCGATCCGACGGAAGGCGAGCCGGATGCGGCACTGGTCGACCGCCTCGAGCGACTCGTCGTGGAAGCCAGCCACGCGCAGGTAATCGACCCCGCGTGGCGCGCGGACATCGAGCAGCAGATCGCCATGCTGGCACGCAAGGCGCATGTCGCCGAGCGCCGGCAGATCGAAGCGATGGAAGGTCGCGACCGTCTCGAGCGGGCGCGCCAGCGCGCCACCGAGATCATGGGTGAGCGCATGACCGGCGACGCGCCGCCACGCGGTGTCCTGCGCATCCTGCTGGAACGCACCTGGGCCGACGTACTCGCGCTGCACATCCTGCGTGGTGGCGAGAACGGTGAAGCCTTTCTTCACTGCCTCGGTGTCACCGATCAGTTGCTCGGACGCCGACCGATCGCCGATGTGCAGAAGCTGCGCGTCGAAGTCGAACGGGGACTGGAACATCTGGGCATGCATCCCGCGGAAGCGCGGCAGGTCGCTGGCGGACTGTTCGAGCCGTCGGGACGCGAAGCGACCGATGCCGATCTCACGCCGACCGACGTGGCCGTACGCCTGAAGCAGCGGCCGCGCCTTGGCGAAGGCACGGCGCACGGCGAACCGGTCCCCGCCGTCGAGCCGACGCCCATGGACGGCGCCGCGCGGCGCGTCTACGACGGTTTCGCCACGCTTCGCTTCGGTACCTGGTTCGAATTCACCCAGCCGGACGGCAGCCAGACCCGCCGCAAACTGGCGTGGTTCTCGCCAGCCACCGGCCGCTGCCTGTTCGTGAACCAGCGCGGCGGCCGTACCGACGATATCGACCTTACCCGCCTGGCCCGCCTCGTCGCCACGAACGAAGCGCGTGAGTGGAGGGAGCAACGTGTGTCGCTGATCGATCGGGCCTGGCAGGCCATAGCGCGCAACCTGCGCCGCGACAGTGACGACACCCGGCGCAAGGCGGGCCACGCATGA
- the hemW gene encoding radical SAM family heme chaperone HemW: MTLIPPPLSLYVHMPWCVRKCPYCDFNSHGVRGTPEYATYVDVLLADLDADLRDMGEALHGRSIGTVFFGGGTPSLFSPELVGRFLDGAKERFAFAHDAEVTLETNPGTVEHGRFDGYLAAGVNRISFGVQSFDNTKLHRLGRIHSASEAANAVRSAQDAGLDNINIDLMYALPEQDLAGALDDVDKAIALAPTHISHYQLTLEPNTAFAANPPPLPDDDAAWAIQEACEVRLAEGGYGQYEVSAYAQAGRRCAHNLNYWRFGDYLGIGAGAHGKISDASGVRRRWKTRLPAAYLASAGQPARIGGDGYVGADDLPFEYMLNALRLIDGVPMADFTQRTGLPPETIAQGLALCLRRGWLVDDPSVLRTTALGQRFLNDVIEAFMA; this comes from the coding sequence ATGACGCTGATCCCGCCGCCGCTGTCGCTTTACGTCCACATGCCGTGGTGCGTGCGCAAATGCCCGTACTGCGATTTCAACTCGCACGGCGTGCGCGGCACACCCGAATACGCGACGTATGTCGACGTGCTGCTGGCCGATCTCGACGCGGATCTGCGTGACATGGGCGAGGCGCTGCACGGCCGGTCGATCGGCACGGTGTTCTTCGGCGGCGGCACCCCCAGCCTGTTCTCACCCGAACTGGTTGGCCGGTTTCTCGACGGCGCCAAAGAACGCTTCGCGTTCGCGCACGACGCCGAGGTCACGCTGGAAACCAACCCGGGCACCGTCGAGCACGGCCGCTTCGACGGCTACCTCGCCGCGGGCGTGAACCGCATTTCCTTCGGCGTGCAGAGTTTCGACAACACCAAGCTGCACCGTCTGGGTCGCATCCACTCCGCGAGCGAGGCCGCCAACGCGGTGCGCAGCGCGCAGGACGCCGGACTGGACAATATCAACATCGACCTGATGTATGCCCTGCCCGAGCAGGACCTGGCGGGCGCGCTTGACGATGTCGACAAGGCCATCGCGCTGGCACCGACGCATATTTCGCATTATCAGCTGACGCTGGAGCCGAATACGGCGTTCGCCGCCAACCCGCCGCCGCTGCCCGATGACGATGCCGCCTGGGCGATCCAGGAAGCCTGCGAGGTTCGCCTCGCGGAGGGCGGCTACGGACAGTACGAAGTGTCGGCTTATGCGCAGGCTGGCCGCCGTTGCGCGCATAACCTGAACTACTGGCGCTTCGGCGACTACCTCGGCATCGGTGCCGGGGCACACGGCAAGATCAGCGACGCCAGCGGCGTGCGCCGTCGCTGGAAAACCCGCCTGCCTGCGGCCTATCTCGCGTCCGCAGGTCAGCCGGCGCGTATCGGTGGCGACGGCTACGTCGGTGCGGACGACCTGCCCTTCGAATACATGTTGAATGCGTTGCGCCTGATCGATGGCGTGCCCATGGCCGATTTCACGCAACGGACCGGGCTGCCGCCGGAGACGATCGCGCAGGGTCTTGCGCTCTGCCTCCGGCGCGGCTGGCTGGTGGACGACCCGTCGGTCCTGCGCACCACCGCGCTCGGCCAGCGCTTTCTCAACGATGTGATCGAAGCGTTCATGGCGTAA
- the rdgB gene encoding RdgB/HAM1 family non-canonical purine NTP pyrophosphatase, protein MRFVLASGNAGKVVELEQLLAGSGVELVAQTSLGVSDADETGLTFVENALIKARHAARITGLPALADDSGICVDALDGAPGLYAARYAGTHGDSAANNAKLLRELDGVPSDKRTAYFIAVLVVLRHADDPAPLIAEGRWYGRILEAPRGEGGFGYDPLFLPDGYDVSAAELDVALKNRLSHRGQALDVLKARFAELA, encoded by the coding sequence ATGCGTTTCGTACTTGCATCCGGTAATGCCGGCAAGGTCGTGGAACTGGAACAGCTGCTCGCCGGCAGCGGTGTCGAACTGGTCGCGCAGACCAGCCTCGGTGTCAGCGACGCGGACGAGACCGGCCTGACCTTCGTCGAGAATGCGCTGATCAAGGCGCGCCACGCGGCGCGTATCACCGGACTGCCCGCGCTGGCCGACGATTCGGGCATCTGCGTCGACGCGCTGGACGGTGCCCCGGGCCTGTACGCCGCACGCTATGCCGGCACGCACGGCGACAGCGCCGCCAACAACGCGAAGCTGCTGCGCGAGCTCGACGGCGTGCCGTCCGACAAGCGCACGGCGTATTTCATCGCCGTGCTGGTGGTGCTGCGTCATGCGGACGACCCCGCGCCGCTGATCGCCGAAGGCCGCTGGTATGGGCGCATTCTCGAGGCGCCACGCGGTGAGGGCGGTTTCGGCTACGACCCGCTGTTCCTGCCCGACGGCTACGACGTCAGTGCGGCGGAACTCGATGTCGCCCTGAAGAATCGCCTCAGCCATCGCGGCCAGGCGCTGGACGTGCTGAAGGCGCGCTTCGCCGAGCTCGCATGA
- a CDS encoding GNAT family N-acetyltransferase, translating to MTEVRAATAADLDAIVAIHRAAFGRDAEATLVRKLVDAGRATVSLVAVDDEDTVIGHVLLSPVSIEEGDDGKSLGLAPVAVHPDHQRQGIGHALIEEGIGACFVQDARAIFVLGSPAYYTTFGFGKASAHGLHDASEGGNAFQVLPLTIEGLTGYRGRVDYAPEFTAGDL from the coding sequence ATGACCGAGGTCCGTGCCGCCACGGCCGCCGATCTCGACGCCATCGTCGCCATCCACCGCGCCGCCTTCGGGCGCGACGCGGAGGCGACACTGGTGCGCAAGCTGGTCGACGCCGGCCGCGCCACGGTGTCACTGGTCGCCGTCGATGACGAGGACACGGTGATCGGTCACGTGCTGCTGTCGCCGGTCTCGATCGAAGAAGGCGACGACGGGAAGTCGCTGGGCCTGGCCCCCGTCGCCGTGCACCCCGACCACCAGCGCCAGGGCATCGGCCATGCGCTGATCGAGGAAGGCATCGGCGCGTGCTTCGTGCAGGACGCGCGAGCGATATTCGTGCTGGGCTCGCCCGCGTATTACACGACGTTCGGCTTCGGCAAGGCGTCCGCGCATGGTCTGCACGATGCGTCCGAGGGCGGCAACGCGTTTCAGGTGCTGCCGCTGACGATCGAGGGACTGACCGGCTATCGCGGACGCGTGGACTACGCTCCCGAGTTCACGGCCGGAGACCTCTGA
- the rph gene encoding ribonuclease PH: protein MTFSRPSGRAADQLRPVTIERHYTRHAEGSVLVSFGDTKVLCTASIEERVPPWLRGKGEGWVTAEYGMLPRATTDRTQREAARGGQGGRTMEIQRLIGRSLRACVDRAALGERVITLDCDVIQADGGTRTAAITGAYVALVDAVATLTKRNAIKRNPILGAIAAVSVGVYNGVPVLDLDYPEDSNCDTDMNVVMNDGGGFIEVQGTAEGHAFRRDEMNALLDLAAKGIDELVAAQRAALETAP, encoded by the coding sequence ATGACTTTCTCCCGCCCGAGCGGACGCGCAGCCGACCAGCTGCGCCCCGTCACCATCGAACGCCACTACACCCGCCACGCCGAGGGCTCCGTCCTCGTGTCCTTTGGCGACACCAAGGTGCTGTGCACCGCGTCGATCGAAGAGCGCGTCCCACCCTGGCTGCGCGGCAAGGGCGAGGGCTGGGTCACCGCCGAGTACGGCATGCTGCCCCGCGCCACCACCGACCGCACGCAGCGCGAAGCCGCGCGCGGTGGCCAGGGCGGCCGCACCATGGAAATCCAGCGCCTGATCGGCCGCTCCCTGCGCGCCTGCGTCGACCGCGCCGCCCTCGGCGAACGCGTCATCACGCTGGACTGCGACGTGATCCAGGCCGACGGCGGCACGCGCACGGCCGCCATTACGGGTGCCTACGTAGCCCTGGTCGATGCGGTCGCGACACTGACGAAGCGCAATGCGATCAAGCGCAACCCGATTCTCGGCGCCATCGCCGCCGTGTCGGTAGGCGTTTACAACGGCGTGCCGGTGCTGGATCTCGACTACCCCGAAGACTCCAACTGCGATACCGACATGAACGTCGTCATGAACGACGGTGGCGGCTTTATCGAGGTGCAGGGTACGGCCGAGGGCCACGCGTTCCGCCGTGACGAGATGAACGCGCTGCTCGACCTGGCCGCCAAGGGCATCGACGAACTGGTGGCCGCGCAGCGCGCCGCACTGGAGACGGCCCCATGA
- a CDS encoding YicC/YloC family endoribonuclease, which translates to MIRSMTAYASAERAGPSGTLTCELRTVNHRYLEISPRLPEDMRGFESALRERIGARLSRGKVDITVRLRAEAGAAEGPQVNGAVLARLSELALDFEQRFPRMTIEFTELLRFPGVLQQPETDADALQVALLDVLERALVALNDTRAREGQKLGEMLKERLDGIEKIVADVRVWLPEIQAALRARLEGRLADIRQPVEPGRLEQELVLQITRVDVDEELDRLTTHIAEARRVLALKEPVGRRLDFLMQEFNREANTLGSKSVDSRTTNAAVELKVLIEQMREQVQNIE; encoded by the coding sequence ATGATCCGCAGCATGACCGCTTACGCCTCCGCCGAGCGCGCCGGCCCGTCCGGCACGCTCACCTGCGAGCTGCGTACCGTGAACCACCGGTACCTCGAGATCAGCCCCCGGCTGCCCGAGGACATGCGCGGCTTCGAGAGCGCCCTGCGCGAGCGGATCGGCGCCCGGCTGTCCCGTGGCAAGGTCGATATCACGGTGCGCCTGCGCGCCGAGGCCGGTGCGGCGGAAGGCCCGCAGGTCAACGGCGCGGTGCTGGCGCGCCTGTCCGAGCTGGCGCTGGACTTCGAGCAGCGCTTCCCGCGGATGACCATCGAGTTCACGGAACTGCTCCGCTTCCCGGGCGTGCTCCAGCAGCCGGAAACCGACGCCGATGCCCTGCAGGTCGCCCTGCTGGACGTGCTCGAGCGAGCCCTGGTTGCCCTCAACGACACCCGCGCCCGTGAAGGCCAGAAGCTGGGCGAGATGCTGAAAGAACGTCTGGACGGCATCGAAAAGATCGTGGCCGACGTCCGCGTCTGGCTGCCCGAAATTCAGGCGGCCTTGCGTGCCCGCCTCGAGGGGCGGCTTGCCGACATCCGGCAGCCGGTGGAGCCGGGCCGTCTGGAGCAGGAACTGGTGCTGCAGATCACCCGCGTCGACGTGGACGAAGAGCTGGATCGCCTGACCACCCATATCGCCGAGGCACGTCGCGTGCTGGCGCTGAAGGAGCCGGTCGGCCGTCGTCTCGACTTCCTCATGCAGGAATTCAACCGCGAAGCGAATACGCTCGGGTCGAAATCGGTCGATTCGCGTACGACGAACGCCGCCGTCGAGCTCAAGGTGTTGATCGAGCAGATGCGTGAGCAGGTGCAGAACATCGAATGA
- a CDS encoding M14 family metallopeptidase: MNTPAYPVGTPGQPWNACDVAAWRARQVKTRTYADDVLRAIEPLRERFDVSEYGRLMYAEGEYPLLAIRSRGWNDQLPVLLVTGGVHGYETSGVEGALQFVREHGDDYAGHANLLVVPCVSPWAYERILRWNPEAIDPNRNFVVDSPAAESAALVELLAPLVDAVLVHIDLHETTDSDESEFRPALAARDGVDYEPGEIPDGFYLVDDSGNPQPAFQNAIIEAVAKVTHIAPADAQGEIIGSPVVAPGVIEYDVKKLGLCAGITNARYVTTTEVYPDSPRATPQQCNDAQVAAVRAAFDYALAHQA; the protein is encoded by the coding sequence ATGAATACCCCTGCATACCCCGTCGGCACGCCCGGTCAGCCCTGGAACGCATGTGACGTTGCCGCCTGGCGCGCGCGTCAGGTGAAGACGCGCACCTATGCGGACGACGTCCTGCGTGCCATTGAGCCGCTGCGCGAACGTTTCGATGTGAGCGAATACGGCCGCCTCATGTATGCGGAAGGCGAATACCCGCTGCTGGCGATCCGTAGCCGTGGCTGGAACGACCAGCTTCCCGTTTTGCTCGTCACCGGTGGCGTACACGGATACGAGACCAGTGGCGTCGAAGGCGCGCTGCAGTTCGTGCGTGAGCATGGCGACGATTACGCCGGTCATGCCAACCTTCTGGTCGTGCCTTGCGTGAGCCCGTGGGCCTATGAGCGCATCCTGCGCTGGAACCCGGAAGCGATCGACCCCAACCGCAACTTCGTCGTCGACAGCCCGGCGGCGGAGTCGGCCGCGCTGGTCGAACTGCTGGCGCCGCTCGTCGATGCCGTGCTGGTGCACATCGATCTGCACGAGACCACCGACTCCGACGAGTCGGAATTCCGCCCGGCACTGGCCGCGCGCGATGGCGTCGATTACGAGCCGGGTGAGATCCCCGACGGGTTCTACCTCGTCGACGATTCAGGCAACCCGCAGCCGGCGTTCCAGAACGCCATCATCGAGGCGGTCGCCAAGGTCACCCATATCGCACCCGCCGATGCGCAGGGCGAAATCATCGGCTCGCCGGTCGTCGCACCGGGCGTGATCGAATACGACGTCAAAAAACTCGGGCTCTGCGCAGGCATCACCAACGCCCGCTATGTCACGACCACCGAGGTCTATCCGGACAGCCCGCGCGCGACGCCTCAGCAGTGCAACGATGCCCAGGTGGCGGCGGTGCGTGCGGCCTTCGACTACGCGCTGGCGCATCAGGCATGA
- a CDS encoding carbohydrate porin, protein MLPLELDIHFIAPGRPEADELKLSGYLDTSRVAREGQAGRVSGRSGFYAIGSQKVFHEPGDTRRGLTMAAEWMWADRHSARITRWYSLDAMYRGPFPGLPARAGCGGYRRAADGDLLSADCFMPDAPARSRRPHAPPPPGHRCTAEASRAGCPDRPRWS, encoded by the coding sequence ATGCTGCCGCTGGAATTGGACATCCACTTCATCGCACCCGGTCGGCCCGAGGCGGATGAACTTAAGCTCAGCGGCTATCTGGATACGTCGCGGGTGGCGCGCGAAGGACAAGCGGGACGCGTGAGCGGCCGATCCGGGTTCTACGCGATCGGGTCTCAGAAGGTTTTCCACGAGCCAGGAGACACACGCCGCGGGCTGACCATGGCGGCCGAGTGGATGTGGGCCGACCGCCATAGCGCCCGGATCACCCGCTGGTATTCGCTCGATGCGATGTATCGGGGCCCCTTCCCCGGCCTGCCGGCACGAGCCGGATGCGGTGGCTATCGGCGCGCAGCTGATGGCGACCTTCTGAGCGCCGATTGCTTCATGCCTGATGCGCCAGCGCGTAGTCGAAGGCCGCACGCACCGCCGCCACCTGGGCATCGTTGCACTGCTGAGGCGTCGCGCGCGGGCTGTCCGGATAGACCTCGGTGGTCGTGA